In Pararge aegeria chromosome 17, ilParAegt1.1, whole genome shotgun sequence, one genomic interval encodes:
- the LOC120631231 gene encoding uncharacterized protein LOC120631231: MDRFDTELFIDEVEKRPALWNIQCAEYSNKTIKNGAWQELVEIFGENEDSLEKKVLFGVSLQKKWKNIRDAYNKEFKKGKSIPSGSGACKGSKYMYFDRLSFLQKTIENKETITNIDEAKNEEIRNIDQKLDNFVNAREIQPVPNKRKKTKITSEERLSNILENSIESRDKIQRQIQESMSKQDDDDKLFCMSLYKELKKVPENKRLATKIELLQVEYLTLSTRALTSVAYRVSRSQRAAGVCGVCDVCGVCDVCGVCGVTRCLARRARCASASVERQAEHVLQ; the protein is encoded by the exons ATGGATCGCTTCGACACCGAGCTATTCATCGATGAGGTGGAAAAAAGACCTGCTTTGTGGAACATCCAATGTGCAGAATATTCTAACAAAACGATTAAAAACGGAGCTTGGCAGGAGCTGGTGGAGATTTTTGGAGAAAATGAGGATTCTTTGGAAAAGAAGGTTCTTTTTG GTgtatcattacaaaaaaaatggaagAACATCCGTGATGCTTATAATAAGGAATTCAAGAAAGGCAAATCAATTCCTTCTGGTTCTGGTGCATGTAAAGGTTCAAAATACATGTATTTCGACCGGCTTTCTTTTCTTCAGAAGACGATAGAAAACAAAGAAACTATCACAAACATAGATGAAGccaaaaatgaagaaattcggaACATTGACCAAAAGCtagataattttgtaaatgcACGTGAAATACAACCGGTACCCAATAAAAGgaagaaaactaaaattactTCAGAAGAGCGATTGTCTAACATATTAGAAAATAGTATTGAATCAAGAGataaaatacaaagacaaaTACAAGAAAGTATGTCAAagcaagatgatgatgataaactatTTTGCATGTCATTGTATAAAGAGTTAAAGAAAGTTCCAGAAAATAAACGATTGGCTACTAAAATTGAATTGCTCCAG GTGGAATATCTCACACTAAGCACTCGGGCGTTAACAAGCGTGGCGTATCGCGTCAGTCGCTCGCAGCGGGCGGCGGGCGTGTGCGGTGTGTGTGACGTGTGCGGTGTGTGTGACGTGTGCGGTGTGTGTGGTGTGACGCGGTGTCTAGCGAGGCGTGCGCGGTGTGCGTCGGCGTCAGTTGAGCGGCAGGCAGAACATGTGCTGCAATAG
- the LOC120630930 gene encoding atypical protein kinase C isoform X4 gives MRGFWTEFLYAAASHPFPSVPGDLISPFDFDRNDNLFPNVPAAPGMPCAGEDRSIYRRGARRWRKLYRVNGHIFQAKRFNRRAFCAFCQDRIWGLGRQGFKCIQCKLLVHKKCHKLVQKPCSNEHVDPIEVKDDANGESTLGRASSVRSRAEPELPLPETPPAPPAPVRNEDLEPGSQRQYSLDDFELIRVIGRGSYAKVLMVELKRTKRVYAMKVIKKALVTDDEDIDWVQTEKHVFETASNHPFLVGLHSCFQTPSRLFFVIEFVRGGDLMFHMQRQRRLPEEHARFYAAEISLALHFLHERGVIYRDLKLDNVLLDHEGHIKLTDYGMCKEGVRPGDTTSTFCGTPNYIAPEILRGEEYGFSVDWWALGVLTYEMLAGRSPFDIAHAADNPDQNTEDYLFQVILEKTIRIPRSLSVKAASVLKGFLNKNPVERLGCSDNGFLDIVNHPFFKSIDWEMLEQKQVVPPFKPRLEGERDLANFPPEFTDEPVHLTPDNDTVIADIDQSEFEGFEYVNPLLMSLEDCV, from the exons TGTTCCCCAATGTTCCGGCGGCGCCTGGGATGCCTTGCGCGGGGGAGGACC GCAGCATCTACAGGCGAGGCGCACGCCGGTGGCGGAAGCTCTACCGAGTTAATGGACACATATTTCAAGCCAAACGCTTTAATAGA CGAGCCTTTTGTGCCTTCTGTCAAGACCGCATCTGGGGCCTGGGGCGGCAAGGATTCAAATGCATTCAGTGCAAGTTGCTCGTGCACAAGAAATGCCACAAGCTTGTGCAGAAACCGTGCTCCAACGAGCACGTTGATCCAATCGAGGTTAAGGACGATGCGAACGGAGAAAGCACACTCGGCAGAGCTTCGTCTGTTAG gTCTCGCGCGGAGCCCGAGCTGCCGTTACCGGAGACCCCGCCGGCGCCCCCGGCCCCCGTTCGCAACGAGGACCTCGAGCCAGGCTCGCAGCGGCAGTACTCGCTTGACGACTTCGAGCTCATCCGAGTCATAGGCCGCGGCTCATATGCTAAG GTGCTAATGGTAGAACTGAAGAGAACGAAACGCGTGTACGCGATGAAGGTGATAAAGAAGGCGCTAGTAACGGACGACGAGGATATCGACTGGGTGCAAACAGAGAAGCACGTGTTCGAAACAGCTTCCAACCATCCGTTCTTGGTTGGATTACATTCCTGCTTCCAAACGCCCAGTCGACTTTTCTTCGTCATCGAGTTCGTGCGCGGTGGAGATCTTAT GTTCCACATGCAGAGACAGCGGAGATTGCCCGAAGAGCACGCGCGTTTCTACGCAGCGGAGATATCTCTCGCGCTGCACTTCTTGCACGAGCGCGGTGTCATATACCGCGATCTCAAGCTCGACAATGTGCTACTTGACCACGAGGGGCACATCAAGCTGACAGATTACGGCATGTGCAAG GAGGGCGTCCGACCAGGCGACACGACGTCGACGTTCTGCGGAACACCCAACTACATCGCGCCGGAGATACTGCGCGGAGAGGAATACGGGTTTTCTGTAGACTGGTGGGCGCTGGGTGTTCTCACGTACGAAATGTTGGCCGGAAGATCACCTTTCGATATCGCGCATGCGGCCGACAATCCTGACCAGAACACTGAGGACTACCTGTTCCAG GTGATCCTAGAGAAGACGATTCGAATCCCTCGCTCGCTGTCAGTGAAGGCCGCGTCGGTGCTGAAGGGATTCCTCAACAAGAACCCCGTGGAGCGGCTGGGCTGCAGTGACAATGGATTCCTGGACATCGTTAACCATCCGTTCTTCAAGAGCATCGACTGGGAGATG TTGGAGCAAAAGCAAGTGGTCCCGCCGTTCAAGCCACGACTGGAGGGCGAGCGTGACTTGGCCAACTTCCCGCCAGAGTTCACTGACGAGCCCGTGCACCTAACGCCTGATAACGA CACTGTGATCGCCGACATCGATCAGTCGGAGTTCGAGGGCTTCGAGTACGTGAACCCTCTGCTAATGTCGCTGGAGGACTGCGTGTGA